The Quercus lobata isolate SW786 chromosome 4, ValleyOak3.0 Primary Assembly, whole genome shotgun sequence genome segment CACTATATCTCTCCTCTCTCCCTCACCAGCCTCCAAACCCCTCCTCCACTACAGGGTGTAGCTCAGGTTAACACTCCCCCTGGTGCACAAGATAAGCACCAAAAAGATGACTTCTATGTCAACCTTGGCCTTGCTGTAAGGACGCTCAGAGAAGACCTTCCTGTGCTATTCACCAAGGACCTCAATTATGACATTTACAGGTTATTTTCTCATCTGGGTATTTcatattctttgattttcttatcTGGGTCTGTTTTATTTTCTGTGATAAGTGTTTGGGTCCTGAGAAAGTTGGAATTTTTTGTGGAATGTTAGAATATATTAGGCTACATCTTTTATATGCTGAACTGTGTTATAAAGGCCCAATATAAATAGTAATACATTAGGCTTGATATGATAACCCTAAAACCATAGTAGTCCTATTGAATTTTACAAAACCATGGTCCGCTCAAATTATAGAAATGTCCTAACATATAATATCCTAATATGTTCTAAGTTCTAACATGGAATTTGATTGTTTTCAGGGATGATATTACATTTTTAGACCCATTGAACACCTTTACCGGTATTGAAAACTACAAATTGATCTTCTGGGCATTAAGATTTCATGGTAAAATTCTGTTCAGAGAGATTTCACTTGAAGTATATAGGATTTGGCAACCTTCTGAGAATGTGATTTTGATAAGGTGGAACTTGAGGGGTGTCCCCCGGGTTCCATGGGAGACCAAAGGGCAGTTTCAGGGGACTTCAAAGTATAAATTGGATCGAACTGGGAAAATTTATGAACACAAAGTTGACAATTTAGCATTTAATTTCCCACAGCAGCTCAAGCCGGCTGCTTCGGTGTTGGATTTGGTGGGTGCTTGCCCTGCAAGTCCTAATCCAACATTTCTGTTTGGGCCAGATGATGTATATTCATCTTCATGGGTGGAGTTTTATCGGGCAGTGAGGGGGACATTGAATCAAGAAGGGTACTTACTTTCACAAGATGGTTTGGTTACTTGTTCATAGTTTAGTGAGCAACTCCATACATGATTTATACTCGAAATTCAATATACATATTTATTAGTATTTAgtgcatttcattttgtatgataTATTATATTGGTCCATAGCAAATAATGGTTTTTGATGGCCAAGGGTGTATGTACATAGGCAGGGATAATGGAGAGATCAATGTAATTCTTGTTTTGGTGGAGGCAGAGTAGCTTGGGCATATATGGTGAGCTAATACAGGTCAGAGATgttacatatatatgtatacaaaACCTTGATTCTGTTTCTAGGGAATCTAATTCTACATTTATTCTGTGACAAAATTGAATCCTTAGTTGATTTACTGCTAACATATGATTGAGTTTGTCTCTTATATCTATGGTTTGTTTGGCTCCAAAGATTCTTCACCCATAATTTTATGTGATGCTCACCTAGATTTGAGGTTTAGCATGGAGGAAGTTCATGTTTATCCTTAGAAGTCTTCCTTAGGTGAATTTTTTCCCTGATTGCCCAACTTTGCATCTCATAGTCTAATTCCCTATGCTATCTTTGCTATTACTTTAACTCTGTTTACTTTCTTTCCTCAATTTGGTCTTTTCTCTCAAGCCTGAATGGCTGACTGACTCAACAGATGTAAGGTAtcaagattattttattttctcaaccACAGCACGTGGTCATATATTGTCTATAGTATACATTTTTAAGAAATCAGTGCAACATAACATTGAAACTAGATGAGGactttaaatttataattgaacTGCTGTTTGTTTCTTAATCCTGATCCTCCTCTTGTATTGAACCAGTTCAGTCAGCCAAAActagatgtgaattttaaaatacCTTTCTCCTTTGTGCTTCCTAAACTCTTCAGGGATGTTACAATAATTCAAGCGTATGTACGGTTTGAACAAATTCTAATAATCATTTAGAGAGTATTAGTAATTGTGGAAGAACCTCAATGATGGGCAAGGATTGGTACAATGGGTTTATGAACTTCGGGGCACAATCAATTGAGAGCCATGCTCATGAAATGGAAAACACTAGTTTTGCACAGAGGAAAAGGTGTGCTTTGTACGTATATAATGGAAAAACTTGTGTTTGGATGGCAGATTTTCACCTCAAATTTTTTGCCGAGTCCTATAGGCTATAAGTCTATAACAACTTAACACACGCATAAAGGAGCCATTCAGTAATTTGTGAGAATCAAGAGTGCAAAGCATACACAACTTATGGAAAAATATCAAATCTTTATTACTTTACTGCAAAGTACAAAAGATACTAAGGTTTGCGCTCACAAAATACTCACTAGGAATTATGCCTTAGTCAAGACTAACCACCAAAgcttataaattaaaaacatgccCAAAATACATTGATCCTACACAATTcaatctattttcttttcctttattcaTGCTTTTGACACTCCTAACAATCTAAGGGAACCTGT includes the following:
- the LOC115987213 gene encoding uncharacterized protein LOC115987213, which codes for MSFLLPNLSPSLVLHHNHKSKEKTFIHQSLSPHQPKPNSHSHYISPLSLTSLQTPPPLQGVAQVNTPPGAQDKHQKDDFYVNLGLAVRTLREDLPVLFTKDLNYDIYRDDITFLDPLNTFTGIENYKLIFWALRFHGKILFREISLEVYRIWQPSENVILIRWNLRGVPRVPWETKGQFQGTSKYKLDRTGKIYEHKVDNLAFNFPQQLKPAASVLDLVGACPASPNPTFLFGPDDVYSSSWVEFYRAVRGTLNQEGYLLSQDGLVTCS